From Candidatus Methylomirabilis tolerans:
GGCCTGATATTTGCCCTTCTTGTCTGCGTACGATACGAGGCATGGTTCATCGCTCTCGAAAAAGAGTACTTGCGCGATCCCTTCGTTGGCATAGATCCTGGCAGGGAGCGGTGTCGTATTGCTGATTTCGAGGGTCGCAAATCCCTCCCACTCCGGCTCGAACGGGGTCACATTGAGGATGACTCCACAGCGTGCATACGAGGACTTTCCCAGACATACCGTCATGACGTTACGAGGGATCTTGAAATACTCAACGGTTCTGGCAAGGGCGAATGAGTTGGGCGGGACGATGCAGACATCACCCTTGAAATCGACGAACGACCGCTCGTCGAAGTTCTTCGGATCTACGATGGTCGTATTGACATTGGTGAAAATCTTAAACTCATTCGCCACCCGGATGTCGTACCCATACGACGAGAGGCCGTAGGAGATCACCCCGTTCCTGACCTGCCCCTCCTCGAACGGGGCAATCATCTGATGCTCCACCGCCATCCGCTTAATCCACGCATCTGATTTAATCGACATTCCACATCCTCCTACGAGACTTCACGTCTCCGTTCATATGAACCACGTAATTGTGGCCGGAATTTATCGAAACGTTAAGCATCTATATCGCAGGGCACTACAGTCTGACAAGCGAAAAAGCTACTCAATCCGCACCAGATCGGCCAGTCCGAGCTCTTCCAGGATCTGCCGCAGCTCCGATGCCAGGCTGCCGGCGCTGGCCGCATTAACCGTTGCTGAGAACTCCATGCCAATCTTGAGGTCGGTACCAGACCGAAGCCTCGGCAGGATCTTCGTCCCGAGGCGGTTCCAGACTTCTGGGGGAATGGTGCCCACAAGGCGGATGGTCTTGGTCTGGACGCCCGGCACTGGCTCAGGTTCAGCCGCGCCGAGTGGTTCCGGGGAAATAACAGGCTCGGGGGTGGGTTGGGGCTTGGGCTCCGCCGTCGACTTTGGCGCCGCACCCGACTTTAGCGCCTCCGCCGCGACCTTTCTCAGCAGGAACAGGCCGGGCTCGAAGGCAACCTCGTCGGGTGACACGAGTTCCTGGAACCATACCCGCTCGTAGGTGCCGCCTGCCCCCTGCCCCGACGCAAGCCCGAACTCGCCGCGGCTGACAAACTCGATGATCTTGCCTCGGAGGGTTGCGTCTGGATCGATCAGGCGCGTGAGTGAGCCGTTGAGGAAACTCTGCCGCAGGCTCGCGAGCGGCCACGCCCCGGACTCCTTGAGCGCCGGCGGCCAGTTGCGCTCGATGTAGCCGGCGCCCACAGACTCGTTGAGCAGGGCTTCGGACTTGAGCGCCTCGATGACTCGGCCACACTGCGTCTTGCCGCTGGACGAGTGCCCCGCCCCCAGGTCGATGACCTTGAGTCCGTCCGACTCCTGACCGTCTGCGACGACGGCGAAACGGTAGTCGCCCCACACCCCGTCCTTAGCGGCCTCCTCTGCGTCCTTGACCTTCGACTGGAGCTCGGCCCGGTCGGTCTTTTCGAAGTCGCCGCCGAGCGTTCCCTCAGCGACCTCCCGCGCGACTCGCTTCCACGCGAGCCACAGTTCGATTTTCTCCCGCAGGTCCCGTCCCGGCTTCTTCAGACACCAGACGAGCGCACCCGGGTAGAGCCGCGGGGACTTGCCGCGCTGGCGAGTCCATTCGGCAAGCTGCGCGCGCAGCGATCCGCCGCCGGCCCACTCCACCTCGGGATCGGCAACCACGAGGGTGAGCCTGGGCGTGTCCGAAATTTCCGCCCCTTCGCTTGGGAAGGGCATCACGGGAATACTCGCCCCGCGCCGGAACTCATCCTCAACCAGCTTCCGCATAGCGGGCTTAACCTCCGTCTCTTCGTCCAGTGACGCGCGCCGGTCGCTCACCACCTTCTTCATTGTGGGCAGATAGCCGATTCGGAACCCGTCCGAGCCCGCTTTGCGGATGAAGTAGGAGCGGCTCTCGAGCGCGGATGCCGCATTGTCGACCGACGTCGTGTCCAACTCTGGATCGCCGAGGGCGAAGCGTAGCTCGGGCAGATGCGCCACCTTATCGGTCTGCCCCCCGGATGATTCGAAGAGAATGGCGGTGCCGACGCGCCGGTGGATATCGCACAGCGGCCCTTTGGTATCGGCGTCAAGCGCCTTACTGTGCGCCTGCTCGCCGGCGATGTCCGCATCGATCGCGGCCACGAGACGCGACTCACCGAGTTGACCCAGTACCACACTCCGGAAGCCCGGCTCGCCGAGCGGCGCAGAGCCCAGCGTGATGAGCGGCTCAGTGCGCGCCTTGCGGTAGGCGTCCTGCGCGGCGATCGAGATCCACTGGGCCAGCATCGCCAGCGTACCGCGCGTCTGCTGGTACTGTGGCAGGGCCTGCCACTTGCGCTGAAACACCGAGAGCGTCGCCGGATGGAATGGATAGCAGCTCTCGAACCGGTGCCGCAGGAACTCTCGCGCCTTGGTCTCGGTCGAGGCCGTATCCACGGCCATCCACTCCGGCGGAAGCTGTGCCCGCCGCTCGAAGCACCAGTCGGCAAAGGCCTTGGCGACATTCTTGCGGATCTTCTCGCTGCCGAGATCCTGAAAGAGCCGCCGCCGGATCACCTCACTGATCTCGGTCTCGTCATTGGCAATCAGATCCTTGGCGACGCGCCGCACGACCTTCGAGATTCGCTCTTGCCACTCCTGGTCCAACTCGGTCATCTCGACCTGGCTGCGCGGGAGGCTGATCATGGCGGCGCCGTGGGTCGTGCCCGTCGTCGCCACAGTCAGGTTCTGAATGAAGGCATGAAACGACTCGGCGCTCCCGCGGTGGCGGTTCATGAAGTTAAGCACCTCATCAAAGAGCAGGAGCACCGGCGCCCCGGCCGCTTGGAAGACCCGCGCAATCGCCTCAGTCCCGGGCGGGGTGGTCCGTGCCGCCTGACCGAGCGCCTCGACGCCCTTATCGCCTGCGAGTTGCCTGGCGATATCGATCCACGGCGTCTCGCGGCCCGGCTGCGGGTCCCAGGCGTTGCCCACGAAGACAGCAACACGCGCCTCCGGAACCGAAGAGAGCCCAGCCTCCCTCAGTAAGTCGGAGACGCCGCTGAACCCGGCTGCCTTGTCCCTGCTCTTCGCGAGGTGATAGAGTGCTGTCAGTGTATGCGTCTTGCCGCCGCCGAACTGAGTGATGAGCGTGAGCACCGGCGCAGTGTTCTCGGTCCTGCCCGAGAGTCGGCGCAGGACCATCCCGCTATGCTCACGCAACGCCCGCGTGAAGCACGTGCGGGCGAAGAACTGGGCCGGGTCGCGGTAGTCCTCCGGCGCAGTCCCGGCTACGACCTGTTCGAGGGCGATCGCAAACTCGTCAGGATTGAACGAGCGGCCTTCTCGGACCTCCTTGCGCGGCGTGGCGACCTTGTACCAGGCTTCCATCGTTATTTCTCCACAGTACGTTCCGAGATTCGAATGCGGCCGGGCTGAACTACGACGAAGTGTCCCGTTATCTTCTCCGCACTAGCCCCAACCAACTCCACAACAATCCGCGCCATGGTCTGACGGGCGCTCACCGGAAAACGGATGAACACAACACCGGGTGACTCCACGGCACTGGCGAAGACCAGTTGACCGAAGTCCTTGTCTTCGGTAAGCAAGGCCCGAGATTCCCCGAGGGCAAGCCCGATGACCGCTTCATCGGTCGCTCTGGGCTTCACATCCCTGACCGTCACAAAATCATGGCCTGCGGTTCGCAATGCACGGACAGCAGCGAAGTCGCAGCTTTCGTCCGCCAGGAAACGCATCCGTCAGCCTTCCGCTGCTTTGCTGGAAGGCTCCAGGAGGATGGTCTCTTCGTGCGCAAGGGTATCAGCCGCATAGGCCACGGCTGCCCGGATGTCCTCCGGGGTAAGGCCGGGGTAAGCATCGAGGAGATCGGCCTCCGACGCCCCCTCGCCGAGCTTATGTAGTATGAGTTCGACGGTGATACGCGTCCCCCGGATGACCGGTTTCCCAATCATGATCTTGGGATTGATCTCAATTCGATCGGTGACTGTCATCTTTTTACCTCCGCATCGGGAACTCTACATGGTCCCTTTTGCCTTTTACTTTCGCTATCTCTTACCGCCCTTGATCAGGTTGCGTCAAGAACAGTCTACTTCCGTCCCCTCAGAATGGTCTGCGCATGCGTGTGAACAGGTCGGCTGCCCCTTGCTTCAGCCGCGCGAGGTTCGCATAAGCTACGGGCTCGAAGTTGCGTTCTCCGGCGTACATCCGGTAGCGGATGCCGTCGGTCACGATCACGTCGCGGCGCACGCCGAGCGCCTTCGTGTAGCCTTTCGCTTGCTCCAGTGCGCCTTCCACGCCCGCGCCCAGCCGTTTCGCTTCGATCACGAAGTGACAATTCTCTGGGGTTCGCGGAAGAGCCCGGAAGACCGTAACGTCGACATGTCGCCACTGTACGGCGATTCTCTCAGCAGGCCAGCCGAGCGCACGCAGGAACGGTACGACGAAGTGCGCGATCAACTCGTCCTCACTCGGGTGCTCGCCGAAGGCTTGACCATCCTGAAGTAACGGCACGAGATCGGCCACTTGGGCGACTACCCCCTGTAGGGCGACTGGCACCTCGTCGAGTGGCGGTTCCTCCGGAGGTAGTTCCGGGAGAGGGGTCGTCTGCCAGTGCGTCGGTGGAGACTTGAGGAACCGCTCGGCGAAGTCCACAACCTCCTCGCTCCATACCCGCGAGCAGCGCGGCGGATTGGCGCCGAAAACGGCGCTTCCGAAGACGTGTTCCTCGCCAAGACGACACCAGCGGACGCGCCTGGCATGCTGCAGGTCCCAGCCGTTCACATCGTCGAAGGCATTCACATAGAGGTACTCACCTGCCACGAGACCGACCGCAGCAATCGTGGCGAGGCCGGTGCGCAGCAGGAATGCGTCCCCAGCCTTCACCTCGCTCGCAAAGCGCCGGACAAAGCCACCCTCAAACTCATCGTCGTTGCGCTCGGGCGCCCATGCCCCGGTATCCCCAGGGCCGATCAGGCCGACGCCGTACTTCAAGAAGACATCCGCATACGGCCGGGTGGATTGACCACCGGCCAATTGCCAGATTGCCCGCTTCATGCCGTAGTCTGAAATTCTATCTTCCGCGCCTCCGTAACCCGCTTCGAAGCATCGAGGACCTCGAGAGAGACAAGATTTCCCTGCTCGTCGTAGTCTAGGATCACACCCGGTTTGTCCTCGTCGCTCTCGGCAACCAGTACGTTATCCCTTAGGATGACGCTCAGTGTGTCCGTCCTCTGGTCATAGGTGACTTTCATGGCTCGTTCCTCCAGTATTTGCTGATCCTACTCGTCCGGTAGATCGTTACCACCTCAGCCGGGCTGCAATCCACGTCCACGAAGACGCGGATCAAATACGTCTTATCAGCCAGTACAGCCCTGGATTGTAGCACTTCGCGCCCAGGACGAACCGGCAATCGTTGCTCGGGCTCGCCCAGCACCCGCCGTGCCATCTCATCGGCGACGCCCCGACGCTCTATCTCGAAGGCAGCATGCGGCGTTACGATGTAATCGACGATCGGTTCAGCCATCGTTTCACCTCGGTACCGCCAAGAGCATAGCATCAAGAAGCCGCTTCTCTTCGCTGCCCTTCGGATAGAGCGCCGAGAGGGCGTTGGCAAGGCGCAGGAAGTCGGGGCCGCGCTCCTGCTCGGTCTTGAGCAGCGCGCGCAGTGCGTTCGTGCGGCCGCCGGCTTGCAGCAGCATCGCCGCATGCACACGATCGAGGGTCGTGGCCTCCCGGTCTGTCTGGAGCGACTCGTCGGAGACATCAAGGCTGACGCTCTTACCTCCCTTGCTACGCCCCTTCATCTTCGCAGGAGTACCAGCTCCCAACTCAGGGAAGAGGGTAAGCTGCGTGACGCCACCGGAAGGCGTCTCCTCCAACTGTTCAGCAGCGGCCTGAACACCATCAGCTCCGAAAAGAATCCTCCCGCGTTCCGCTATCGAAAACAGGCGCACGACGCCCTTCTTTGTCTCGATGATCCGGCCCTCCCACTTGGGCAGGTCGATTCCCAGCGGCTGAGCAAACCGTCGCACGACATCGAACACGAGGCTGTAGCCCTTTCCTTGCGACGACGCTTGCTCTTCTCCCTCGTCGTCGCTTTCCTCCTCTTCCCCCTCGCCCGCTGGGAGAGGGTTGGGGTGAGGGTCACCATTCGTGCTTTGCAGCGTCCAGAGGAAGAGCGCCGTAAGCCGCGCGTCCTCCTCGACGGCGCCGGCAGCGCCGTTGCGGGCTTTGGCCTCGGCGGTACCGAGCACCTGGGCGAGGGCGCTCCGGCCTACAACCTCCCAGACCTTCTCCAGATACTCGGCTAGCGTAACCTCGCGCCCGTCGGCGGTCTCGACCTTCGCGTAACGGCTGAAGATCTCGAGCGCTGGGCCGATGCAGGCGAAAACGAGATCGGCGCCGCGCACGCCCTCGCCCTGCAAGCGCTCCATCCAGTCGCCAACGCGGTTTGGCAATTCGCGCAAGACATCAGCCCAGTCGCCCACGCCAGCGTTGTCCGGACGCGGGCGGCAGACGAGGTGTACGCTTGTGGCGAGCGCAGCGGAGTCAGTTGCGCGAAGCCGATTTGGCCGCTCTGTGGCGATCGGCCACGAGCCGGTGATTGTCCAGCCGCCGCGAATCATTCCCGAGAGAAGCGCCTCCCAACCCTCGGTCGTCTTGTGGGCGAAAACGACGGAGCCGACGCCATCGTCGCGGAGCACGCGGCGCCCCTCGGCGAAGGCCTTGGCCATCGTCGCTTCGAACCACGCGCCGTCCTTTGGGCGTCCGTTGTCGCGCTTCGTCTCGTCCTGCACCGCCTCTCGCTGCTTGGGAGTCAAAGTGTTCGCGAGATCGAAGGGATCGCGGAGCAGACGATTTGTCGGCATGGTCCGCTTCAGCCAGACGAGAAAGAAGTCCGAGAGATCCGCATAAGGCACCGCGTCGTAGTACGGAGGGTCCGTAAACCAAAGTGCCGACGCTCCATCGGGCAAAACATGCTCCGTCGCGTCCGCAAGCTGAGCGTATCCTGCTTCAGCGCAAACTGCACTCCAACTCTCGGTTGTCTTGAGGATCTGCTCAACTATCCCACCGAGCGCACCACTTGCTCCTGAGAACATGCTGCCCTCGGCAAAGTCCCATGTCATTGGCAATGCCTGGCGTTTGAATACATGGTCCACTTTCTCCCCGTTTGTGTCCCAGCCAACAAGACTCGCATTTCGGTCGCTGGCACGAGAGACGAGGAACGATAAGAGCGCCAGAAGCGGCGAGCCCTCTGGGGCGGACGCCCGGGCCACAGATGTCAACGTGCAAAGTCCGAGACTCTGCCGCGCCGTGAAAAGGTTGCCCCACTGGAGCATGCCGTACCGCTGCACCCGGAAACCCAGTGTGCCAATCGGCGGAAGAGGCTCATCCGGCACTGGACAGAGGCTATCCTTTCCGCCGCGCTCCCACTCGCCGAGGATCGCCGCGAGCCGCTCCTGCGCCTTGTGAACCGCCTCGTAGTCGGGCTCCATGGGTAACCGATAGTGTCGTCCCTGCTCGCCGGGCTTGAGCGTCACCACCGCTAGCATCCTTGCCCCGTCCGTGCGGCGCCCATTCGCATCGAAGATTACGTCGGTCCCGCCGCGCCGCGCAGCGAGCTGCGACCGCACGCGCTCGGGCGGCAGCACCGCGCCGCAGGCAAGGCACGTGGCCTTCGCCCGCGTCACCGTGCCGCCGGGCACGTCCTTCTCCGCTTGCGGCTCGAAGACCTCGAACTCGACTCGCGGCGCCTCACCCGCGAGCCGCAGGACCCGGTGCTGGAGCGCACGCTTGCGCTTCGGCTTCTTGCACAGCCAGAACGAACGCGCGAGCGGGATCTCCGCGCCGCAGTTCGGCG
This genomic window contains:
- a CDS encoding DUF1156 domain-containing protein, which translates into the protein MIPKECKRLAEVDFPIAEVSRHAAREKPIVRGHPQSFHQWWARRPLASSRAVLLALLWPDPCDPLCPTEFKTKARKLMPQVQGKVGPTDEDLRKALLKFIADFANWDNAAQRTYLEVSRALVKAAHGEEPPLVVDPFAGGGSIPLEALRLGCEAFASDLNPVACLILKVMLEDIPRHGPKLAEELRRVGAEIKRQAEKELADLYPKDPDGATPIAYLWARTVCCESPNCGAEIPLARSFWLCKKPKRKRALQHRVLRLAGEAPRVEFEVFEPQAEKDVPGGTVTRAKATCLACGAVLPPERVRSQLAARRGGTDVIFDANGRRTDGARMLAVVTLKPGEQGRHYRLPMEPDYEAVHKAQERLAAILGEWERGGKDSLCPVPDEPLPPIGTLGFRVQRYGMLQWGNLFTARQSLGLCTLTSVARASAPEGSPLLALLSFLVSRASDRNASLVGWDTNGEKVDHVFKRQALPMTWDFAEGSMFSGASGALGGIVEQILKTTESWSAVCAEAGYAQLADATEHVLPDGASALWFTDPPYYDAVPYADLSDFFLVWLKRTMPTNRLLRDPFDLANTLTPKQREAVQDETKRDNGRPKDGAWFEATMAKAFAEGRRVLRDDGVGSVVFAHKTTEGWEALLSGMIRGGWTITGSWPIATERPNRLRATDSAALATSVHLVCRPRPDNAGVGDWADVLRELPNRVGDWMERLQGEGVRGADLVFACIGPALEIFSRYAKVETADGREVTLAEYLEKVWEVVGRSALAQVLGTAEAKARNGAAGAVEEDARLTALFLWTLQSTNGDPHPNPLPAGEGEEEESDDEGEEQASSQGKGYSLVFDVVRRFAQPLGIDLPKWEGRIIETKKGVVRLFSIAERGRILFGADGVQAAAEQLEETPSGGVTQLTLFPELGAGTPAKMKGRSKGGKSVSLDVSDESLQTDREATTLDRVHAAMLLQAGGRTNALRALLKTEQERGPDFLRLANALSALYPKGSEEKRLLDAMLLAVPR
- a CDS encoding DUF433 domain-containing protein, which produces MTVTDRIEINPKIMIGKPVIRGTRITVELILHKLGEGASEADLLDAYPGLTPEDIRAAVAYAADTLAHEETILLEPSSKAAEG
- a CDS encoding DUF499 domain-containing protein, whose amino-acid sequence is MEAWYKVATPRKEVREGRSFNPDEFAIALEQVVAGTAPEDYRDPAQFFARTCFTRALREHSGMVLRRLSGRTENTAPVLTLITQFGGGKTHTLTALYHLAKSRDKAAGFSGVSDLLREAGLSSVPEARVAVFVGNAWDPQPGRETPWIDIARQLAGDKGVEALGQAARTTPPGTEAIARVFQAAGAPVLLLFDEVLNFMNRHRGSAESFHAFIQNLTVATTGTTHGAAMISLPRSQVEMTELDQEWQERISKVVRRVAKDLIANDETEISEVIRRRLFQDLGSEKIRKNVAKAFADWCFERRAQLPPEWMAVDTASTETKAREFLRHRFESCYPFHPATLSVFQRKWQALPQYQQTRGTLAMLAQWISIAAQDAYRKARTEPLITLGSAPLGEPGFRSVVLGQLGESRLVAAIDADIAGEQAHSKALDADTKGPLCDIHRRVGTAILFESSGGQTDKVAHLPELRFALGDPELDTTSVDNAASALESRSYFIRKAGSDGFRIGYLPTMKKVVSDRRASLDEETEVKPAMRKLVEDEFRRGASIPVMPFPSEGAEISDTPRLTLVVADPEVEWAGGGSLRAQLAEWTRQRGKSPRLYPGALVWCLKKPGRDLREKIELWLAWKRVAREVAEGTLGGDFEKTDRAELQSKVKDAEEAAKDGVWGDYRFAVVADGQESDGLKVIDLGAGHSSSGKTQCGRVIEALKSEALLNESVGAGYIERNWPPALKESGAWPLASLRQSFLNGSLTRLIDPDATLRGKIIEFVSRGEFGLASGQGAGGTYERVWFQELVSPDEVAFEPGLFLLRKVAAEALKSGAAPKSTAEPKPQPTPEPVISPEPLGAAEPEPVPGVQTKTIRLVGTIPPEVWNRLGTKILPRLRSGTDLKIGMEFSATVNAASAGSLASELRQILEELGLADLVRIE
- the dcd gene encoding dCTP deaminase, with translation MSIKSDAWIKRMAVEHQMIAPFEEGQVRNGVISYGLSSYGYDIRVANEFKIFTNVNTTIVDPKNFDERSFVDFKGDVCIVPPNSFALARTVEYFKIPRNVMTVCLGKSSYARCGVILNVTPFEPEWEGFATLEISNTTPLPARIYANEGIAQVLFFESDEPCLVSYADKKGKYQA
- a CDS encoding DUF2283 domain-containing protein, encoding MKVTYDQRTDTLSVILRDNVLVAESDEDKPGVILDYDEQGNLVSLEVLDASKRVTEARKIEFQTTA
- a CDS encoding DUF5615 family PIN-like protein, which codes for MRFLADESCDFAAVRALRTAGHDFVTVRDVKPRATDEAVIGLALGESRALLTEDKDFGQLVFASAVESPGVVFIRFPVSARQTMARIVVELVGASAEKITGHFVVVQPGRIRISERTVEK